In uncultured Methanobacterium sp., a genomic segment contains:
- a CDS encoding DUF2119 domain-containing protein: MAYFKIIDKGNGINRLFIGGVHGREGLSTIKSLQEIRDEDVDEGKLVIHNCDVSLYRSTIDPLYYESKVGKEVLYLINYYKPQIYVEAHCYKKESYNRLTSPMRWIKEKVPPLIELGKGVLLGSASPNIRTTHFTRNDVCITLEMPCNPSQDSLDVYLNVLRIFAGSNSRDEVEKRMEKSYPSQVETARKYAMEFFGDYPPF, encoded by the coding sequence TTGGCTTACTTTAAAATCATAGATAAAGGAAATGGAATTAACCGGCTTTTTATAGGTGGAGTTCATGGAAGGGAAGGTTTGAGCACTATTAAATCCCTTCAGGAGATTAGGGATGAGGATGTGGACGAAGGAAAACTGGTAATCCACAACTGTGACGTGAGCCTCTACCGAAGCACCATTGATCCTCTTTACTATGAATCCAAGGTGGGTAAAGAAGTTCTGTATCTGATTAACTATTATAAACCACAGATTTACGTGGAAGCGCACTGTTATAAAAAAGAAAGCTACAATAGATTGACCTCTCCGATGAGATGGATCAAAGAGAAAGTTCCACCACTCATAGAACTGGGTAAAGGAGTACTCCTAGGATCCGCATCCCCGAATATTAGAACCACTCATTTTACCAGAAATGATGTTTGTATCACACTGGAAATGCCATGCAATCCTTCACAGGATTCTCTGGATGTTTACCTGAATGTTTTAAGAATATTCGCAGGCTCAAACAGTAGGGATGAAGTGGAAAAAAGGATGGAAAAAAGTTATCCATCTCAGGTGGAGACTGCCCGCAAGTATGCCATGGAGTTTTTCGGGGATTATCCACCATTTTAG
- a CDS encoding DUF2119 domain-containing protein — protein MVMDFFKRIGVNKGTSRLFVGGIHGKESLTTIRIIEAAKDIQVTEGYLELCNMPPSPYLSTLNPLYYLSLAGSKLIDLVMKNQPSIYLELHCYHSKNYPKLTREDRKEVFGVPGLVELENGVLIGSISPFARSVFFDLNDFPFTLEVPCDPSSQSLQTCISFIEILAGSSNRLEVMEKLKKIYPEQVERLDSYFKDYSLNFHPAFQEIKQRAPETDLKDFNDLNELIVDVIEKGNFKVNPKQIKQLEGAFLIFNEYNSFKCNKRP, from the coding sequence ATGGTGATGGATTTTTTCAAAAGAATAGGTGTGAATAAAGGAACTTCACGCCTATTTGTGGGAGGAATACATGGTAAGGAAAGTTTAACCACCATACGCATCATTGAGGCAGCTAAAGATATCCAAGTCACTGAAGGATACCTAGAATTATGTAATATGCCTCCCAGCCCTTACCTGAGCACCCTAAATCCTCTCTACTACCTTTCACTTGCAGGCAGCAAACTCATTGACCTTGTAATGAAAAATCAGCCAAGCATATACCTAGAACTGCACTGCTATCACTCTAAGAATTATCCTAAACTCACTCGAGAAGATCGCAAAGAAGTTTTCGGAGTGCCCGGCCTGGTGGAACTTGAAAATGGAGTATTAATCGGTTCTATCTCTCCATTTGCACGTTCTGTTTTTTTTGATCTTAATGATTTTCCATTTACTCTGGAGGTACCCTGTGATCCTTCCTCACAATCACTGCAGACATGCATTTCATTCATAGAAATACTTGCTGGATCCAGTAACCGTCTGGAGGTAATGGAAAAATTAAAGAAAATTTACCCTGAGCAGGTGGAACGTTTGGATTCTTATTTTAAGGATTATTCCCTAAATTTTCACCCTGCATTTCAGGAAATTAAACAAAGAGCACCGGAAACAGATTTAAAAGATTTCAACGACCTGAATGAATTGATAGTTGATGTTATAGAAAAAGGAAATTTTAAAGTAAATCCTAAACAGATCAAGCAATTAGAAGGAGCATTCCTAATTTTTAATGAATACAATTCATTCAAATGTAATAAAAGACCTTGA
- a CDS encoding mRNA surveillance protein pelota gives MRIVHQDTKRGVIELFPETLDDLWHLSHLIEPGDLVSSRTTRRIQDTTGERLRSDRGIKKTFFMGIRVESINFHKYTGKLRAKGVIERGPEDLVSLGSHHTLDLKLNNSVKIQKERWSRWHRKRIKESIEASKIPKALVVVIEDDNADMGILRQYGVEYYGPIIGGISGKRNIQKNRQKVIDNFYQEIVSTIEKFEGIEGIVIAGPGFGKNDFYQFISQKYPDITRISRVESTGAGGRSGIHEVLQKGILEEMATEGRIAQETRMIARVLEEIGKSSNMVTYGKKEVKTAAEAGAIEELLIIDELLRERDIEKIMDLVENLGGKVMVISSEHDGGKQLGALGGVAALLRYSLN, from the coding sequence ATGCGCATAGTTCATCAGGATACCAAAAGAGGAGTTATAGAGTTATTTCCCGAAACTCTGGATGACCTCTGGCATCTTTCCCACTTAATAGAACCAGGAGACCTGGTCTCATCTCGAACCACCCGCCGTATACAGGACACCACAGGAGAACGCCTGCGAAGTGACAGGGGGATTAAAAAAACTTTTTTCATGGGAATAAGAGTGGAAAGCATTAATTTCCACAAATACACCGGAAAACTGCGAGCTAAGGGAGTTATTGAAAGAGGACCGGAGGACCTGGTTTCACTGGGTTCCCACCACACCCTGGATTTGAAGCTAAACAATTCTGTAAAAATACAGAAGGAAAGATGGTCCCGGTGGCATCGTAAACGAATTAAAGAATCTATAGAAGCTTCTAAAATACCAAAAGCTCTGGTAGTGGTAATTGAGGATGATAATGCTGATATGGGTATTTTGAGGCAGTACGGAGTGGAGTATTACGGGCCAATTATTGGGGGAATCTCTGGAAAAAGGAACATCCAGAAAAACCGTCAGAAGGTCATTGATAATTTTTACCAGGAAATTGTCAGCACCATTGAAAAATTTGAGGGAATTGAAGGCATAGTTATTGCAGGACCAGGATTTGGTAAAAACGACTTTTATCAGTTCATAAGTCAGAAATATCCAGATATCACCCGTATTTCCCGGGTGGAAAGTACAGGTGCCGGAGGAAGATCCGGAATTCACGAGGTGCTGCAGAAGGGTATCCTGGAAGAAATGGCCACAGAAGGACGAATTGCCCAGGAAACACGCATGATAGCGCGTGTTCTGGAAGAAATCGGGAAAAGCTCCAACATGGTAACCTACGGGAAAAAAGAGGTTAAAACTGCTGCTGAAGCAGGGGCTATTGAAGAACTGCTGATAATCGACGAACTGCTCCGGGAACGGGACATAGAAAAGATAATGGATCTGGTTGAAAACTTGGGAGGTAAAGTAATGGTCATAAGCAGTGAACACGATGGAGGAAAACAGTTAGGTGCCCTGGGAGGAGTGGCTGCTTTATTAAGGTATTCATTGAATTAA
- a CDS encoding ABC transporter permease yields MKFYRIMAVTRRVFRDVVNDKRSLAMLFLAPIFAMCVFGVAFSGDVEGVNVVIVNQDQGYTPAFGNTTYLSDKIISHLDTKVLNIENMNSTADAREKVASGQASAVIIFPENFTRNSMLKTSNSSYPDNGQILIQGDDSITNVKSAILKTVNQALSDTMAEEGVKPAINVTSDPIYGQDADFVDFFVPGILAFVVYLLTTILTLITFVGERSSGTLERVLASPVTEGEIVTGYAITFGTFGIIQVALLLSIAILVFNIMVVGNVLLAFLAVAILAVTCQALGILLSSLAKRPEQAIQFFPFVILPAFLLSGVFWPIQAIPEWLRPFSYLVPPTYAVDACRAVMLKGWGLDMIWPDLLALILFAIVFMVLAVYTLRRGKQ; encoded by the coding sequence ATGAAGTTCTACCGGATCATGGCGGTCACTCGTCGCGTCTTTCGGGACGTGGTCAATGACAAGCGCAGCTTAGCAATGCTCTTTCTAGCACCGATATTCGCCATGTGTGTCTTTGGTGTTGCATTCAGCGGTGATGTGGAAGGGGTAAATGTTGTAATAGTTAATCAGGACCAGGGTTACACTCCTGCCTTTGGAAATACCACCTACCTTTCTGATAAGATCATCTCCCACCTGGACACCAAGGTGCTGAACATTGAAAACATGAACAGTACTGCTGATGCTCGGGAAAAAGTGGCCAGTGGCCAGGCATCAGCAGTCATAATATTTCCTGAGAATTTCACCAGAAACTCCATGTTAAAAACTTCAAATTCATCCTATCCTGATAATGGTCAGATCCTGATCCAGGGCGATGACAGTATAACCAACGTAAAAAGTGCAATCCTGAAAACAGTTAACCAGGCACTTTCTGACACCATGGCAGAAGAAGGGGTCAAACCAGCCATCAACGTTACTTCTGACCCGATTTATGGTCAGGATGCTGATTTTGTTGATTTTTTCGTCCCAGGAATTCTGGCTTTTGTAGTTTACCTTTTAACCACCATCTTAACCCTGATCACCTTTGTGGGGGAACGATCCAGTGGAACTCTGGAACGGGTACTGGCCAGTCCAGTGACTGAAGGTGAGATCGTAACTGGATACGCAATTACATTCGGTACCTTCGGAATTATACAGGTTGCACTACTCCTTTCAATTGCGATCCTGGTTTTCAACATTATGGTAGTGGGAAATGTGCTACTGGCATTTTTGGCAGTGGCTATTCTGGCTGTAACTTGTCAAGCCCTTGGAATACTCCTTTCAAGCCTTGCAAAACGTCCAGAGCAGGCAATACAATTCTTCCCATTTGTAATTTTACCAGCATTCCTACTTTCGGGTGTTTTCTGGCCTATACAGGCTATTCCTGAATGGTTAAGACCATTTTCCTATCTGGTTCCTCCCACCTATGCGGTGGATGCCTGCCGTGCAGTCATGCTCAAAGGATGGGGTCTGGACATGATATGGCCTGATCTTTTGGCCCTGATACTGTTTGCAATTGTGTTCATGGTTCTGGCAGTTTACACACTCCGGAGGGGAAAACAATAA
- the ahcY gene encoding adenosylhomocysteinase, with amino-acid sequence MPYKVKDMDLAPQGIKKIEWVQRHMPVLETIKKRFEKEKPFEGITIGSCLHLEPKTINLGLTLQAGGAEVAMTGCNPLSTQDDATAAGASLGLNMYGWREQTNEEYYQTINMVLDHEPDIIIDDGADMIFRIHRQRRDVLDKIKGACEETTTGIHRLKSMHADGALEFPVIAVNDAYTKYLFDNRYGTGQSTFDSIMGSTNVLIAGKNVVVCGYGWCGRGIAMRADGLGANVIVTEVDPIRALEARMDGYRVMTVREAVKHADILVTATGNLDVVSGDDFKVMKDGCIMANSGHFNVEINREDLDQMAVKQGKMKADIDEFVMEDGRRIYLLAEGRLVNLAGERGQGHPAEIMDLSFAMQALSAEQLVNTSMEVGVHKTPDEADMRVARLKLEAMGIEIDDLTETQVEYLEGWEQGT; translated from the coding sequence ATGCCTTATAAAGTAAAAGATATGGACTTAGCCCCTCAGGGTATAAAGAAGATCGAATGGGTTCAAAGACACATGCCAGTTCTGGAAACCATAAAAAAACGTTTCGAAAAAGAAAAACCATTTGAGGGGATCACCATAGGCTCCTGCCTGCACCTGGAACCTAAAACCATCAACCTGGGTTTAACACTGCAGGCTGGTGGGGCAGAAGTGGCAATGACAGGCTGCAATCCGCTCTCAACTCAGGATGATGCCACAGCCGCTGGTGCCAGCCTGGGACTTAACATGTATGGCTGGAGAGAACAAACCAATGAAGAATACTACCAGACCATCAACATGGTACTGGATCATGAACCAGACATCATCATTGATGATGGAGCTGACATGATATTCAGGATTCATCGCCAAAGGAGAGATGTCCTGGATAAGATCAAAGGGGCCTGTGAAGAGACTACCACTGGAATTCATAGATTGAAATCCATGCACGCTGATGGAGCACTTGAATTCCCGGTGATAGCGGTTAACGATGCCTACACCAAATACCTCTTCGACAATCGTTACGGAACCGGACAATCAACCTTTGACTCCATTATGGGTTCCACTAACGTCCTGATAGCTGGAAAAAATGTGGTTGTATGTGGATACGGATGGTGTGGTCGTGGAATAGCCATGCGTGCCGATGGACTGGGGGCTAACGTAATTGTAACCGAAGTTGATCCAATACGGGCATTAGAAGCGCGGATGGATGGTTATAGGGTTATGACAGTTCGTGAAGCAGTTAAACACGCGGACATACTGGTTACTGCCACTGGAAACCTAGATGTTGTCTCTGGAGATGACTTTAAGGTAATGAAGGATGGCTGCATAATGGCCAACTCCGGTCACTTCAACGTGGAAATAAACAGGGAAGACCTGGACCAGATGGCTGTAAAACAGGGAAAAATGAAAGCAGACATTGATGAATTTGTAATGGAAGATGGTCGCAGAATATACCTCCTTGCAGAAGGAAGGCTGGTTAACTTGGCTGGTGAAAGAGGACAGGGACACCCTGCCGAGATCATGGACCTGAGCTTTGCAATGCAGGCATTATCTGCAGAACAGCTGGTAAACACTTCTATGGAAGTAGGAGTACACAAAACACCTGACGAGGCAGATATGCGCGTGGCACGACTTAAATTAGAAGCCATGGGCATTGAAATTGATGACCTGACCGAAACACAGGTTGAATACCTGGAAGGATGGGAACAAGGAACCTAA
- the fen gene encoding flap endonuclease-1 has product MGVKFKDIVSPEEIRFEDLDGKVVALDAANVIYQFLSSIRQIDGTPLKDQNGRITSHFSGILYRTSSLVEKGIKPIYVFDGQSSALKKETQQKRREIKEESERRWKEALEEGRLDDARKFAVRSSRMSPEIVEGSKKLIKLMGIPYIQAKGEGEAQASYMVAQGDAWCVASQDYDCMLFGAPRMVKNLTISGTQNTPEIIELNKILENLSITREQLVDLAIMVGTDFNQGIKGIGAKKGLKLIKEHGNIYHILEKLDIELDVDPHTLREMFLNHDVDSDYDLKWQKADEEGIVNFLCGKHDFSQNRVLSAVDKLKKLQTTQSSLEQWF; this is encoded by the coding sequence ATGGGTGTAAAGTTTAAGGACATAGTATCTCCCGAAGAAATTAGATTTGAGGATCTGGATGGTAAAGTGGTAGCTCTGGATGCAGCCAATGTCATTTACCAGTTTCTTTCCAGCATTCGTCAGATCGACGGCACTCCCCTCAAAGACCAGAATGGAAGAATTACTTCTCATTTTAGTGGAATCTTATACCGCACATCATCCCTGGTGGAAAAGGGAATTAAACCCATCTACGTTTTTGACGGCCAATCCAGTGCCCTGAAAAAAGAAACACAACAGAAAAGAAGGGAAATAAAGGAAGAATCAGAGCGCAGGTGGAAAGAAGCCTTAGAAGAAGGGCGTTTAGATGATGCCAGGAAATTCGCGGTTAGATCATCCCGCATGTCCCCAGAAATTGTGGAAGGTTCTAAAAAACTCATTAAACTCATGGGCATTCCCTATATCCAGGCTAAAGGAGAAGGGGAAGCCCAGGCATCTTACATGGTTGCACAAGGAGATGCATGGTGTGTTGCCTCCCAGGATTATGATTGCATGTTATTTGGAGCCCCACGCATGGTTAAAAACCTGACCATCAGTGGAACTCAGAACACCCCTGAAATCATTGAACTGAACAAGATCCTGGAAAACTTGAGTATAACCCGTGAACAACTGGTGGATCTGGCCATTATGGTAGGCACGGATTTCAACCAGGGAATCAAGGGAATTGGAGCTAAAAAGGGTTTGAAACTCATTAAAGAACATGGAAACATCTATCATATCTTGGAAAAACTGGATATTGAACTTGATGTGGACCCCCATACCCTGCGTGAAATGTTCCTTAACCACGATGTGGATTCAGACTATGATCTGAAATGGCAGAAAGCAGACGAAGAAGGTATTGTGAATTTCCTCTGTGGAAAACATGATTTTTCCCAAAACAGGGTTTTAAGTGCTGTGGATAAGCTCAAAAAATTGCAAACCACCCAGAGCAGTCTGGAACAGTGGTTTTAA
- a CDS encoding chorismate lyase — MDPKIFEGIKQIEKELGTLSSAEKILLATDGSVTTILDVLKGHVHIRTLIQEFQKADEEAASLLDIEVGDTINYRVVVIEGQTPLIYAISMIPMERLDNDFKEDLIRADIPIGRILRKHNIESRREIKSVSLEEPDPEMVEIFKTDTPMLKRTYNIIHKDQVLVWLMETFPHSLFKD; from the coding sequence ATGGACCCAAAAATCTTTGAAGGAATAAAACAGATTGAAAAAGAGTTAGGAACTCTTTCCAGTGCTGAAAAAATACTTTTAGCAACTGATGGCTCGGTAACCACCATCCTGGACGTGCTCAAAGGACATGTGCACATTAGGACCCTAATTCAAGAATTCCAGAAAGCAGATGAAGAAGCTGCTAGCCTCCTAGATATTGAAGTTGGTGACACCATCAACTACCGCGTAGTGGTTATTGAAGGTCAAACTCCTTTGATATATGCTATTTCCATGATCCCCATGGAAAGATTAGACAATGATTTCAAGGAAGATCTCATCAGGGCAGATATTCCCATAGGCCGTATTCTTCGCAAACACAATATTGAATCCCGTCGAGAGATAAAATCCGTTTCACTAGAAGAACCAGACCCAGAAATGGTTGAAATCTTCAAAACTGATACCCCCATGCTGAAGAGGACCTACAACATAATCCATAAGGACCAGGTACTCGTTTGGCTCATGGAAACATTCCCTCATAGTTTATTTAAAGATTAA
- a CDS encoding cell wall biosynthesis protein — protein MNGIDYPVILVLVAFILSVVLTVLFKKLFTRLGGNLYTPIRGGTPRAVGIAPFIVLLLFFPQPGNYLIALIGIFAFLDDIIGRKKIKGLPFEFGQLSRGIGMLLVMVIGYTYFGPASILIALMIQPMNIADMQPGTTASTVIIMGLLMAILLYLTTGNPYSPALILLIVCLGYAPLDYQGKIMMGEVGNHSFGVGLGVTYTLLAGNMATFHNWGSGGVFIIVLILLLFTALLIALLRQKNLKNFLETNLQIPNPRYGDLLMDVLTGGGLGDLLRRIILRKRTITIQNRFLIVLGMRRLFYNPHSV, from the coding sequence ATGAATGGAATAGATTACCCGGTTATCCTGGTTTTGGTTGCCTTTATTTTATCGGTTGTATTAACTGTCCTATTTAAGAAGTTGTTCACCCGTCTGGGAGGTAACCTTTACACACCAATAAGGGGCGGAACCCCCCGTGCAGTGGGAATTGCCCCATTTATAGTTCTTTTACTATTTTTTCCACAGCCAGGAAACTATTTAATAGCTTTAATTGGAATATTCGCTTTTTTAGATGACATAATTGGTAGGAAAAAGATTAAAGGATTGCCTTTTGAGTTCGGTCAACTTTCAAGAGGTATAGGTATGCTTCTGGTTATGGTAATTGGATATACCTATTTTGGGCCAGCATCCATCCTGATTGCACTGATGATCCAGCCCATGAACATCGCAGACATGCAACCAGGTACCACTGCATCAACAGTTATTATAATGGGCCTCCTAATGGCCATCCTTCTATATCTCACCACTGGTAATCCCTACTCACCAGCCCTGATTTTACTGATAGTATGCCTGGGTTACGCACCACTGGATTATCAGGGAAAGATAATGATGGGCGAAGTTGGAAATCACTCCTTTGGAGTTGGCCTGGGAGTAACCTACACTCTGCTGGCGGGTAATATGGCCACTTTCCATAACTGGGGAAGTGGAGGAGTGTTTATAATTGTACTGATCCTTCTACTCTTTACCGCACTACTCATAGCCCTCCTGAGACAGAAGAATCTTAAGAATTTCCTGGAAACCAACCTTCAAATCCCCAACCCAAGATACGGTGACTTGTTGATGGACGTACTGACCGGTGGAGGCCTAGGGGACCTTTTGCGAAGAATAATACTCAGAAAACGGACCATAACTATTCAAAACAGGTTTTTAATTGTTTTGGGTATGAGAAGACTTTTTTATAACCCTCATTCAGTTTAA
- a CDS encoding CDC48 family AAA ATPase, with amino-acid sequence MKSEDMKLKVAEAFSQADVGRSIARIDPACMGKLDLLDGDMIEIEGRKLTATTVASSQSDIGLGIIRIDGYIRKNAGTSLGEEVTVRKAQVKEAQKVVLAPVDQKIMIRGDVKGAFQGRVLSKGDIIVTGIRQQQQTAMRGSLFDEFFRDAMTDVSPMGELKLAVVSTKPAGAVKITEMSDVEVQTDPVDVSKLEGVKTLVDVTYEDIGGLKEEVKKVREMIEIPLKRPELFERLGISPPKGVLMHGPPGTGKTLLAKAVANESDAHFIAIQGPEIMSKYVGGSEEKLREFFEEAEENAPSIVFIDEIDAIAPKREEVSGETERRVVAQLLTLMDGLKTRGQVVVIGATNRPDALDSALRRGGRFDREIEIGVPDKDGRQEVLQIHTRGMPLDDKVDLDEIAETTHGFVGADLEMLCKEAAMRVLRRVLPDIKADEEIPKETLKKMIIKKSDFKEALKEVQPSALREVLVQVPDIKWDDIGGLENAKQELREAVEWPLKYPESFDKFGVTPPRGVLIYGPPGTGKTLLAKAVANESKANFIAVKGPELLSKWVGESEKGVREVFRKARQTAPTVIFFDEIDSIASARSGASSDSGVTQRVVNQLLTEIDGLEELQDVAVIAATNRVDIMDPALLRPGRFDRHVKVDDPDEEARLAIFKVHTKDMPLADDVDLDYLAKSTEKYVGADIEAVCREAVMLTLRDDLKAEQVKMKYFKKAMKKVKTEENVDMVQYH; translated from the coding sequence ATGAAAAGCGAAGATATGAAATTAAAAGTAGCAGAAGCATTTTCACAGGCCGATGTTGGCAGATCCATAGCCAGGATAGACCCAGCTTGCATGGGCAAGCTCGATCTTCTGGATGGAGATATGATTGAAATTGAAGGTCGAAAGCTCACCGCCACCACTGTGGCTTCATCCCAATCAGATATAGGACTGGGAATCATACGGATCGATGGATACATCCGAAAAAATGCAGGAACATCCCTGGGAGAAGAAGTAACTGTACGAAAAGCCCAGGTTAAAGAAGCACAAAAAGTGGTGCTGGCCCCAGTGGATCAAAAAATCATGATCCGGGGAGATGTTAAAGGAGCATTCCAGGGCAGAGTACTATCCAAAGGAGACATCATCGTAACTGGAATCAGGCAACAGCAGCAAACCGCCATGCGTGGAAGCTTATTTGACGAGTTCTTCCGGGATGCCATGACTGATGTCAGCCCCATGGGAGAACTGAAACTGGCAGTGGTCTCCACCAAACCAGCTGGAGCAGTTAAAATAACAGAAATGAGTGATGTGGAAGTTCAAACCGATCCAGTTGATGTATCCAAACTGGAAGGAGTGAAAACCCTGGTTGATGTCACCTATGAAGACATAGGCGGCCTTAAAGAGGAAGTCAAAAAAGTCAGGGAAATGATTGAAATACCTCTGAAACGTCCAGAACTCTTTGAAAGGCTGGGAATATCCCCACCAAAAGGAGTCCTGATGCACGGACCACCGGGTACTGGTAAAACATTACTGGCCAAGGCAGTGGCCAATGAAAGTGACGCCCACTTCATTGCCATACAGGGCCCCGAGATCATGAGTAAATACGTGGGTGGTTCCGAAGAAAAACTGAGGGAATTCTTCGAAGAAGCAGAAGAAAACGCTCCATCCATTGTATTCATTGATGAAATTGATGCCATCGCTCCAAAAAGGGAAGAAGTATCAGGGGAAACAGAAAGACGTGTGGTTGCCCAGTTACTGACCCTGATGGATGGTCTTAAAACCAGAGGTCAGGTAGTAGTTATTGGTGCCACCAACCGACCAGATGCACTGGACTCTGCTCTGCGCCGTGGTGGAAGATTTGACCGTGAAATAGAAATAGGAGTACCAGATAAGGATGGACGACAGGAAGTCCTACAGATACACACCAGGGGAATGCCCTTAGATGACAAGGTGGATCTTGATGAAATTGCAGAAACCACCCATGGATTCGTTGGAGCAGACCTGGAAATGCTCTGTAAAGAAGCAGCAATGAGAGTCCTGCGCAGGGTGCTCCCGGATATCAAGGCCGATGAGGAAATACCCAAAGAAACCCTCAAAAAGATGATAATCAAAAAATCAGACTTCAAAGAGGCCTTAAAAGAGGTTCAACCCTCTGCACTCCGTGAAGTTCTGGTACAGGTACCGGACATTAAATGGGATGATATTGGGGGTCTGGAAAACGCCAAACAGGAACTAAGAGAAGCGGTAGAATGGCCTTTAAAATATCCTGAAAGTTTCGACAAGTTTGGAGTCACACCACCCCGTGGTGTGTTGATATATGGACCACCCGGTACTGGTAAAACATTACTGGCCAAAGCTGTAGCCAATGAGAGTAAAGCCAATTTCATAGCAGTTAAAGGCCCGGAATTACTATCCAAATGGGTGGGAGAATCAGAAAAAGGTGTAAGAGAAGTCTTTCGTAAAGCAAGGCAAACCGCACCCACAGTGATATTCTTTGATGAAATAGACAGTATAGCTTCAGCAAGATCCGGTGCAAGCTCTGACAGTGGAGTAACCCAGAGAGTGGTGAACCAGCTGCTCACCGAAATTGATGGATTGGAAGAACTGCAGGATGTGGCAGTAATTGCCGCCACCAACAGGGTGGACATCATGGATCCCGCTCTATTAAGGCCGGGCAGATTTGACAGACACGTGAAGGTGGATGACCCTGATGAAGAAGCCAGATTGGCAATATTCAAGGTACACACCAAAGACATGCCTCTGGCTGATGACGTGGACCTGGATTACTTGGCCAAGAGCACTGAAAAATACGTGGGTGCTGATATTGAAGCAGTATGTAGGGAAGCAGTAATGTTAACCCTTAGGGATGACCTTAAAGCAGAACAAGTGAAGATGAAATACTTCAAAAAAGCTATGAAAAAAGTCAAAACTGAGGAAAACGTGGACATGGTTCAGTATCACTAA
- a CDS encoding prephenate dehydrogenase: MHVAVIGGTRGLGNWIAHFLQEKGCQITLTGRNSIVGEDIANKMGVSYTSDNIQAASHANVVIIAVPIEFTSQTIKEVAPHLQEGSLLVDVTSVKELPAETMQKYTPPGVEVLPTHPMFGPRIRSLEGQVIVLTPQKKGIWYPKVLELLKLERARILETTPEQHDRMMSIVQGLTHFAYIAIASTIEKMGVDIKESRKFASPIYNLMLDMVARIVAQNPYLYYSIQTQNKYIPEVHQTFLETFQDLQSMISDEKQDEFVKAMSSAAKHLNDLEASLGRSDKAISALNAEVTHLKNSVGMEVGLRHMYSGKIHLGILDSLSPDFVILKENNRTVKLKLSNIEILSGEELKSWKTGNLPLKKLDVSVVLPETSQPELISRVIRSVEGVVSSEVKDVYHGGQIPEGKKSITFTYQVLSLESMERVQELLTGFGGIIR, translated from the coding sequence ATGCATGTAGCGGTTATAGGCGGGACCCGGGGACTGGGAAACTGGATAGCTCATTTTCTTCAGGAGAAGGGATGTCAGATTACCCTCACCGGTAGAAATTCCATTGTTGGAGAAGATATAGCCAATAAAATGGGTGTATCATATACATCGGACAACATACAGGCAGCATCACATGCAAATGTGGTAATAATAGCAGTTCCCATTGAATTCACATCCCAGACCATAAAGGAAGTGGCACCCCACCTCCAGGAAGGATCACTGCTGGTGGATGTGACATCGGTTAAAGAATTACCTGCAGAAACCATGCAAAAATACACTCCTCCGGGTGTGGAAGTACTCCCTACCCATCCCATGTTTGGTCCCAGGATAAGATCGCTGGAGGGACAGGTAATAGTGCTCACCCCTCAAAAAAAAGGGATATGGTACCCGAAGGTTTTAGAACTATTAAAATTAGAAAGGGCTCGTATTCTAGAGACAACACCAGAACAGCACGACCGAATGATGAGTATTGTTCAGGGTTTAACTCATTTTGCTTACATTGCCATAGCCAGCACCATTGAAAAGATGGGAGTGGATATAAAAGAATCTCGAAAATTTGCCAGCCCCATTTACAATCTGATGCTGGATATGGTGGCCCGAATTGTGGCTCAAAATCCTTACCTTTACTATTCCATTCAAACTCAGAATAAATACATTCCTGAAGTTCACCAAACATTCCTGGAGACATTTCAAGATCTTCAATCCATGATAAGCGATGAAAAGCAGGATGAATTTGTAAAAGCAATGAGTTCTGCTGCTAAACATTTAAATGATCTGGAAGCCTCTCTGGGAAGATCAGATAAAGCCATATCTGCTTTGAATGCCGAGGTAACCCACCTTAAAAACTCGGTGGGAATGGAAGTGGGCCTGCGCCATATGTACTCTGGAAAAATCCATCTGGGAATCTTGGATTCATTATCTCCTGATTTTGTTATTTTGAAAGAAAATAACCGAACTGTGAAGCTCAAACTTTCCAATATTGAAATTTTAAGTGGTGAAGAATTAAAATCATGGAAAACTGGTAACTTACCTTTGAAGAAACTCGATGTTTCTGTGGTTTTACCGGAAACCTCTCAACCAGAGCTAATATCCAGAGTCATCAGATCAGTAGAAGGGGTGGTGAGTTCTGAAGTTAAGGATGTTTACCACGGAGGTCAAATTCCAGAAGGCAAAAAAAGTATCACTTTTACCTACCAGGTGTTATCACTTGAATCAATGGAAAGAGTACAGGAACTTTTAACTGGATTTGGTGGTATAATCCGTTAA